A region from the Polaribacter sp. Hel1_33_78 genome encodes:
- a CDS encoding S41 family peptidase produces MKSIFKSILVIMLFLSTARIAGQETRLLRQPTINGNQIAYTYGSDVWTTNLTTNLTTRLTSTAALESNPHISPNGKWIAFTSNRSGSSAVYIVSIAGGEAKRLTWHTSADVAKGWTNDGKRVLFTSNRDTAPSRYNRLYTVSIDGGPVTKLFEQWATAGSYSPNGKQLVIDKMRRWDEEWRDYRGGQNTPLIIIDLKTLNETLLPNNKTTDKYPVWNGSIVYFLSDRTHTSNVWSYNTKTKAVKQVTRFKGTAVKYLSGSKSHLIFEQDGYLHTLDIKNNKTKRLKISIKGDFPWTDTKWVNVNKRVDYANISPNGKRVVMASRGDIFTAPVEFGDARNITKSSGAADRAPIWSPEGDKIAWFSDSNGKGYALHVNNQDGTTKTTTISIGVSKMAWEPTWSPDGKNIAFVDDDTRIRIVNLKAATIRTIDNAGNNLERGRMGITWSPDSNWLAYAKSGDNSLKQIKVWSLASNKVTAITDPFADSFSPTWDLDHKHLYFLASTDVALRSGWANTSSMTAKPNYAAYVINLAKKDASPFKPKSDEEVVEKEKLKDDKSKKGDENEDSKKKSEEKKDKKVVIDFNGISRRILALPLKESFRSIAAGPAGFVFISNEKAIQKFDLKKLKATEFGKKLSIYGISPNGKHMIVKAGREWKVAKTTGTNIKGAKTLKLDFNMKLNRISEWNQIFEEAWRYERDYFYDPGMHGRDWNKVYKRYAPLVPFVKHRADLNYILDQVNGELSVGHSFVRGGDFPTIDAAKGGLLGADFSARQGKWQFKRIYTSEAWNPGLNGPLDQPGMKIKAGHYLVGINNEEITDKDNIYKYLDGTATKQTTLHINTKPSFEGAWKEIVKPIKSENSLRQRTWVEDNRRMVDKLSGGKLGYIWVPNTGGPGFVSFNRYYFAQQNKEGAVIDERFNGGGLLDDYMVDLMTRKPRAALTNEVPNGKAMRLPAGIMGPKVLLINELAGSGGDFFPWVFRQQKAGLLIGATTWGGLVKSSTHYRMIDGGSLTAPDNAVFDPATNAWIAENKGVAPDIAVRQNAKSLEKGSDPQLERAVTELLSQLKGKKKITPPKFPKPTKEN; encoded by the coding sequence CAACAGCACGTATAGCAGGGCAAGAAACACGGCTATTAAGACAACCAACAATTAATGGAAACCAAATAGCATATACCTATGGATCTGATGTTTGGACAACAAATTTAACTACAAATCTTACAACTAGATTAACAAGCACAGCAGCACTTGAAAGCAATCCACACATTTCTCCAAACGGAAAATGGATTGCGTTTACATCAAACAGGTCTGGCTCTTCAGCAGTTTATATTGTTTCGATTGCTGGTGGAGAAGCCAAAAGATTAACATGGCACACAAGTGCCGATGTTGCTAAAGGTTGGACAAATGATGGTAAACGAGTTTTATTTACCTCAAATAGAGACACAGCACCAAGTAGGTATAATAGATTGTATACTGTTTCTATAGATGGCGGTCCAGTCACTAAATTATTTGAACAATGGGCAACTGCAGGATCGTATTCTCCAAATGGAAAACAATTGGTGATTGATAAAATGAGACGTTGGGATGAAGAATGGAGAGATTATCGTGGTGGACAAAACACTCCGTTAATTATTATCGATTTAAAAACCTTAAACGAAACCTTATTACCAAACAATAAAACTACTGATAAATACCCCGTTTGGAATGGAAGTATAGTATATTTCTTATCCGACAGAACACATACCTCTAACGTTTGGTCATACAACACAAAAACAAAAGCAGTAAAACAAGTCACTCGTTTTAAAGGAACTGCTGTAAAATATTTAAGTGGATCTAAAAGTCACTTAATCTTTGAACAAGATGGTTATTTGCACACGTTAGATATAAAAAACAATAAAACAAAACGTTTAAAAATTTCTATTAAAGGAGATTTTCCTTGGACAGATACTAAATGGGTAAATGTCAATAAAAGAGTAGATTATGCAAATATTTCTCCTAATGGAAAAAGAGTTGTAATGGCTTCACGTGGCGATATTTTTACGGCTCCTGTAGAATTTGGAGATGCAAGAAATATCACGAAAAGTTCTGGAGCTGCTGATAGAGCGCCAATTTGGTCCCCAGAAGGAGATAAAATCGCATGGTTTTCTGATTCAAATGGAAAAGGATATGCTTTGCATGTAAATAATCAAGACGGAACCACTAAAACAACCACTATTTCTATTGGGGTTTCTAAAATGGCTTGGGAACCAACTTGGTCTCCAGACGGAAAGAATATTGCGTTTGTAGATGATGATACACGCATTAGAATTGTTAATTTAAAAGCAGCAACCATCAGAACGATTGACAATGCTGGCAACAACTTAGAACGTGGTAGAATGGGAATCACATGGTCTCCAGACTCTAATTGGTTAGCGTATGCTAAATCTGGCGACAATAGTTTAAAACAAATAAAAGTATGGTCTTTAGCGTCTAATAAGGTTACAGCAATTACAGATCCATTTGCAGATTCATTTTCTCCTACCTGGGATTTAGACCACAAACATTTATACTTTTTAGCAAGTACAGATGTTGCATTGCGCTCTGGTTGGGCAAATACAAGTTCTATGACGGCCAAACCAAATTATGCTGCTTATGTAATTAATTTGGCTAAAAAAGATGCTTCTCCTTTTAAACCGAAAAGCGATGAAGAAGTTGTGGAAAAAGAAAAGTTGAAAGACGATAAAAGCAAGAAAGGTGATGAAAATGAAGATTCTAAGAAAAAATCTGAAGAAAAAAAAGACAAAAAAGTAGTTATTGATTTTAACGGAATTTCTCGTAGAATTTTGGCTTTGCCTCTAAAAGAAAGTTTCAGAAGTATTGCTGCTGGACCTGCCGGATTTGTATTTATTTCTAATGAAAAAGCAATTCAAAAATTTGATTTAAAAAAATTAAAGGCAACAGAATTTGGAAAAAAGCTAAGCATATATGGTATTTCTCCAAACGGAAAACACATGATTGTGAAAGCCGGCAGAGAATGGAAAGTAGCAAAAACTACTGGGACAAATATAAAAGGTGCCAAAACTTTAAAGTTAGATTTTAACATGAAGCTAAACAGAATTAGTGAATGGAATCAAATTTTTGAAGAAGCTTGGCGCTACGAGCGCGATTATTTTTATGATCCAGGAATGCACGGTAGAGACTGGAACAAAGTTTATAAAAGGTATGCACCGCTAGTGCCTTTTGTAAAACACAGAGCAGATTTAAATTATATTTTAGATCAAGTAAATGGAGAATTATCGGTTGGACATAGTTTTGTTCGTGGTGGAGATTTCCCTACTATTGATGCAGCTAAAGGAGGCTTGTTAGGTGCAGATTTTTCAGCCAGACAAGGGAAATGGCAATTCAAAAGAATTTACACTTCAGAGGCTTGGAACCCAGGATTAAATGGCCCTTTAGATCAGCCTGGCATGAAAATTAAAGCAGGACATTATTTAGTTGGCATCAATAATGAAGAAATTACTGACAAAGACAACATCTATAAATATCTCGATGGCACTGCTACTAAACAAACTACGTTACATATCAATACAAAACCATCTTTTGAAGGTGCTTGGAAAGAAATTGTAAAACCAATTAAAAGCGAAAATTCATTGCGCCAAAGAACTTGGGTAGAAGATAACCGAAGAATGGTAGACAAACTTTCTGGAGGAAAGCTAGGTTATATTTGGGTACCAAATACTGGTGGACCAGGATTTGTTTCTTTTAATAGATATTATTTTGCTCAGCAAAATAAAGAAGGGGCTGTCATTGATGAACGTTTTAATGGCGGTGGATTATTAGATGATTATATGGTAGACTTAATGACGCGTAAACCAAGAGCAGCATTAACAAATGAAGTTCCGAATGGAAAAGCGATGCGTTTACCTGCTGGAATTATGGGGCCCAAAGTATTATTGATAAATGAACTTGCAGGATCTGGAGGGGATTTTTTCCCTTGGGTTTTTAGACAACAAAAAGCAGGATTATTAATAGGAGCTACGACTTGGGGTGGATTGGTGAAATCATCTACTCATTATAGAATGATAGATGGTGGTTCTTTAACAGCACCAGACAATGCTGTTTTTGATCCAGCAACAAATGCCTGGATTGCAGAAAACAAAGGAGTTGCACCAGATATAGCTGTAAGGCAAAATGCAAAATCTTTAGAAAAAGGTTCAGATCCTCAGTTGGAAAGAGCCGTTACAGAATTATTATCTCAGTTAAAAGGTAAAAAGAAAATAACCCCTCCTAAATTTCCAAAACCAACAAAAGAGAACTAA